From a region of the Citricoccus muralis genome:
- a CDS encoding glycosyltransferase family 4 protein — protein sequence MTRSETSAPRAGKTPWLRNLALTAQTVREHIVDDPVLLALQVSRRLPAAASRPLASGFIASGRLGADVLEAIGHEMRGDRSAAWRALERPRRGASARTVPYRADAALGLADEARAEALLEKVDPAERRAAWFAAASRVAAYRGDLEGAAAMAAQHPRNRSLAKRAAGELSGFTGHGPRPSGLGPIDPVAGRVLHILTNSLPHTSSGYAQRSHSILRSLQRAGLEVSAVTRPGYPVQVGVPWAAALDTVETVNYARLLPFRMDQGLQDRLGQHAELLEDHVRRHRPSLLHTTTHFTNGLVTRAVAEATGIPWVYEVRGQLADTWAATRGEDARSSQRYREFVAREAEVARSADRVVTLGEGMRSALVAAGVDPERIIICPNAVGDQFLQEPPARDEARAALGLEAGHTIIGTVSSIVDYEGLDLLVRATAALAPRHPGLRLRIAGDGVSLPGLKVLARELGIEDRCDFPGRVPRAEALMNHAALDVFVVPRKDLSVTRTVTPMKSVEASAVGRPVVASDLPALAELVQDGVTGVLFRPEDLDSLTAALQGLLEDPGHALHLGQAGRRWALQTRTWSGNAERYLTMYRGLGVAPA from the coding sequence GTGACCCGTTCAGAGACCTCTGCCCCGCGCGCCGGGAAGACCCCATGGCTGCGGAACCTGGCCCTGACTGCCCAGACGGTGCGTGAACACATCGTCGACGATCCCGTCCTGCTGGCTCTGCAGGTGTCCCGCCGCCTGCCCGCGGCCGCGTCCCGGCCGCTGGCCTCGGGATTCATTGCCTCGGGGCGCCTGGGCGCGGACGTCCTGGAGGCCATCGGCCACGAGATGCGCGGAGACCGCTCCGCGGCCTGGCGGGCACTGGAGCGACCCCGCCGCGGGGCGTCGGCCCGCACGGTTCCCTACCGGGCGGACGCCGCCCTCGGCCTGGCGGACGAGGCTAGGGCGGAGGCACTGCTGGAGAAGGTGGATCCTGCAGAACGCCGGGCCGCGTGGTTCGCAGCCGCCTCACGGGTGGCCGCCTATCGTGGAGACCTGGAGGGTGCGGCCGCGATGGCCGCCCAGCATCCGCGCAACCGGTCGTTGGCGAAGCGGGCCGCCGGGGAGCTGTCCGGGTTCACCGGCCACGGACCCCGGCCCTCTGGACTCGGGCCGATCGATCCGGTCGCCGGCCGGGTGCTCCACATCCTGACCAACTCCCTGCCGCACACCTCCAGTGGCTACGCACAACGCAGCCATTCGATCCTCCGCTCGCTGCAGCGGGCCGGTCTTGAGGTCTCGGCCGTGACCCGCCCCGGCTACCCCGTCCAGGTGGGCGTGCCCTGGGCCGCCGCCCTGGACACCGTGGAGACGGTGAACTATGCCCGGCTGCTGCCATTCCGGATGGATCAGGGACTGCAGGACCGACTGGGCCAGCATGCGGAGCTCCTGGAGGACCACGTGCGCCGCCACCGTCCCTCCCTCCTGCACACCACCACGCACTTCACGAACGGATTGGTGACCAGGGCGGTCGCCGAGGCGACCGGAATCCCGTGGGTCTACGAGGTCCGGGGCCAGCTGGCGGACACCTGGGCCGCCACCCGGGGGGAGGACGCACGGTCCTCCCAGCGCTACCGGGAGTTCGTGGCACGGGAGGCAGAAGTGGCCCGCAGCGCGGACCGGGTGGTCACCCTCGGCGAGGGCATGCGTTCCGCCCTGGTGGCGGCCGGAGTCGACCCGGAGCGGATCATCATCTGCCCGAATGCCGTGGGAGACCAGTTCCTGCAGGAGCCGCCCGCCCGGGACGAGGCGCGGGCGGCCCTCGGTCTGGAGGCCGGGCACACCATCATCGGCACGGTCTCCAGCATCGTGGACTACGAGGGACTGGACCTGTTGGTGCGGGCGACGGCGGCCCTCGCACCCCGGCACCCCGGCCTCCGGCTGCGGATCGCCGGGGACGGGGTCTCCCTACCTGGACTGAAGGTGCTCGCCCGGGAGCTGGGCATCGAGGACCGGTGTGACTTCCCCGGGCGGGTTCCGCGCGCCGAGGCGTTGATGAACCACGCCGCGCTGGACGTGTTCGTCGTGCCCCGCAAGGACCTGTCCGTCACCCGGACAGTCACGCCCATGAAATCCGTGGAGGCCTCGGCCGTGGGCCGCCCCGTGGTGGCCTCGGACCTGCCCGCGCTGGCTGAGCTCGTCCAGGACGGCGTGACCGGCGTGCTGTTCCGGCCCGAGGACCTCGACTCGCTGACCGCCGCCCTCCAGGGCCTGCTCGAGGATCCCGGGCACGCTCTGCACCTCGGACAGGCCGGGCGACGGTGGGCGCTCCAGACGCGAACATGGAGCGGCAATGCCGAGCGCTACCTGACGATGTACCGCGGACTCGGGGTCGCTCCCGCGTAG
- a CDS encoding nucleotide sugar dehydrogenase, giving the protein MLKIAVVALGKIGLPLAVQFASKGHQVVGVDVNEKVVELVNAGQEPFPGEDHLQEKLSEAVANGTLRATTDYADAIPGADAVVLVVPLFVDEEARPDFGWMDSATRDLAANLTPGTLVSYETTLPVGTTRTRWQPMLEEGSGLTSGEDFHVVFSPERVLTGRVFADLRKYPKLIGGLDAQGAERARTFYESVLDFDVREDLDRPNGVWDLGSAEAAEMAKLAETTYRDVNIGLANEFARYAGDNGIDIYRVIEASNSQPYSHIHRPGIAVGGHCIPVYPRLYLWNDPAADIVRTARAVNAGMPAYAVGMLAGAHGSLTGQKVLVLGAAYRGGVKETAFSGVFATVRSLEEAGAVVSVHDPLYTDEELTGLGFTPYQWGDRVDAAIIQTDHAEYKELSADQLPGIATLVDGRNMTDPANWTSVSRRVIGVPAEAGTDA; this is encoded by the coding sequence GTGCTCAAGATCGCTGTCGTGGCGTTGGGAAAGATCGGGCTGCCGCTGGCCGTCCAATTCGCCAGCAAGGGTCACCAGGTCGTCGGCGTCGACGTCAACGAGAAGGTCGTCGAGCTGGTCAATGCCGGCCAAGAGCCCTTCCCCGGCGAGGACCACCTGCAGGAGAAGCTCTCGGAAGCGGTGGCCAACGGCACTCTGCGCGCCACCACCGACTATGCGGACGCCATCCCCGGCGCGGACGCCGTGGTCCTGGTGGTCCCGCTATTCGTGGACGAAGAGGCCCGGCCTGACTTCGGCTGGATGGATTCCGCCACGCGCGATTTGGCGGCCAACCTGACCCCCGGCACTCTGGTCTCCTATGAGACGACCCTGCCGGTGGGCACCACGCGGACCCGGTGGCAGCCGATGCTCGAAGAAGGGTCCGGCCTGACCTCGGGCGAGGACTTCCACGTGGTCTTCTCCCCGGAGCGCGTCCTGACCGGGCGCGTCTTCGCGGACCTGCGCAAGTACCCCAAGCTCATTGGCGGCCTTGACGCCCAGGGCGCCGAGCGCGCCCGGACCTTCTACGAGTCGGTGCTCGACTTCGACGTCCGCGAGGACCTGGACCGCCCGAACGGCGTGTGGGACCTGGGCAGCGCTGAGGCCGCCGAGATGGCCAAGCTGGCCGAGACCACGTACCGCGACGTCAACATCGGCCTGGCCAACGAGTTCGCCCGCTACGCCGGGGACAACGGCATCGACATCTACCGTGTCATCGAGGCCTCCAACTCGCAGCCGTACAGCCACATCCACCGTCCCGGCATCGCCGTCGGGGGGCACTGCATCCCCGTGTACCCGCGGCTGTACCTCTGGAACGATCCGGCGGCGGACATCGTCCGCACCGCCCGCGCCGTCAACGCCGGAATGCCCGCCTACGCCGTCGGCATGCTGGCCGGCGCCCATGGATCGCTCACCGGCCAGAAGGTCCTCGTGCTTGGCGCGGCCTACCGCGGCGGCGTCAAGGAGACAGCCTTCTCCGGCGTCTTCGCCACCGTCCGCTCGTTGGAGGAGGCCGGCGCCGTGGTCAGCGTCCATGACCCGCTGTACACGGACGAGGAACTCACGGGCCTCGGATTCACCCCCTACCAGTGGGGCGATCGGGTGGATGCGGCGATCATCCAGACCGATCACGCGGAGTACAAGGAGCTTTCCGCGGACCAGCTCCCGGGGATCGCCACCCTGGTGGACGGCCGCAATATGACCGATCCGGCCAACTGGACCTCAGTGTCCCGCCGCGTCATCGGAGTGCCCGCCGAGGCCGGGACCGATGCCTGA
- a CDS encoding acyltransferase encodes MPEMIERTTSEDVAYSVAPGADVSADAVIGAGTKIWHLAQVREKALLGPNCVVGRGAYIGTGVTVGENCKIQNHALVYEPAQLADGVFIGPAVVLTNDTYPRAINPDGTQKSASDWDAVGVSIGRGAAIGARAVCVAPLTIGAWALVAAGSVVTRDVPDHALVAGVPARRLGWVGKTGRKLEPSATEPSVLVCPDTGEKYREDGDALVVLDGEEPRA; translated from the coding sequence ATGCCTGAGATGATTGAACGCACCACCTCCGAAGACGTGGCGTACAGCGTCGCCCCGGGCGCTGATGTCTCCGCAGACGCGGTCATCGGTGCCGGCACGAAGATCTGGCACCTGGCCCAGGTCCGCGAGAAGGCCCTGCTGGGTCCGAACTGCGTGGTCGGCCGGGGAGCATACATCGGCACCGGGGTGACGGTGGGCGAGAACTGCAAGATCCAGAACCATGCCCTCGTCTATGAACCGGCGCAGCTGGCCGACGGCGTGTTCATCGGCCCGGCAGTGGTCCTGACGAACGACACCTACCCCCGGGCCATCAACCCGGACGGAACCCAGAAATCGGCCTCCGACTGGGACGCCGTCGGGGTGTCCATCGGCCGTGGTGCGGCCATCGGGGCCCGGGCCGTGTGCGTGGCGCCGCTGACGATCGGAGCCTGGGCACTCGTGGCCGCCGGCTCTGTGGTGACGCGTGACGTGCCTGACCACGCCTTGGTGGCCGGGGTTCCGGCCCGCCGCCTTGGATGGGTCGGCAAGACCGGCCGGAAGCTGGAGCCGTCGGCGACGGAACCCTCCGTCCTGGTGTGCCCGGACACGGGCGAGAAGTATCGCGAGGACGGCGACGCGCTCGTCGTCCTGGACGGAGAGGAACCGAGAGCATGA
- a CDS encoding DegT/DnrJ/EryC1/StrS family aminotransferase, which translates to MTQATPDFIPPAKPIIGDEERAAVDRVLQSGMVAQGPEVAAFEAEFAEVLVAGRPCVAVNSGTSGLHLGLLAAGIGPGDEVIVPAFTFAATGNAVRLTGATPVFADIDLDTYCLEPASVEALVTDRTKAIMPVHLYGHPAPMGELGRIADAHGLMVFEDAAQAHGAAWNGRPVGTFGTFGMFSLYPTKNMTSGEGGMVSVDSEAMGRGVRLLRNQGMERQYENEVVGFNNRMTDLHAAIGRVQLTKVGAWTRQRQENAAFLDAGLRGVTTPVVREGAVHVYHQYTVRLSEDLAGARGAILDRLKNEFGVGTGVYYPIPTNELPSFQQPADLPNTKIATATVFSLPVHPSLTRADLERIVEAVNTVVGEARA; encoded by the coding sequence ATGACCCAGGCAACACCCGATTTCATCCCCCCGGCCAAGCCGATCATCGGCGATGAGGAGCGCGCCGCCGTCGACCGCGTCCTCCAGAGCGGCATGGTGGCCCAAGGACCGGAGGTGGCCGCCTTCGAGGCTGAGTTCGCCGAGGTCCTGGTGGCCGGGCGCCCCTGCGTCGCGGTGAACTCCGGTACCTCGGGACTCCATCTCGGCCTGCTGGCCGCCGGCATCGGCCCCGGCGACGAGGTGATCGTCCCGGCCTTCACCTTTGCCGCTACCGGCAACGCCGTGCGCCTGACCGGGGCGACCCCAGTGTTCGCGGACATCGATCTGGACACCTACTGCCTGGAGCCGGCGAGCGTCGAGGCATTGGTCACGGACCGCACGAAGGCCATCATGCCGGTGCACCTCTATGGTCACCCGGCTCCCATGGGCGAGCTGGGACGGATCGCCGACGCCCACGGACTGATGGTCTTCGAGGATGCGGCACAGGCCCACGGAGCGGCGTGGAACGGGCGACCCGTCGGGACGTTCGGGACCTTCGGCATGTTCAGCCTGTACCCCACCAAGAACATGACCAGTGGCGAGGGCGGCATGGTGTCCGTGGACAGCGAGGCCATGGGCCGGGGCGTCCGCCTGCTGCGCAACCAGGGCATGGAACGGCAGTACGAGAACGAGGTCGTGGGCTTCAACAACCGCATGACGGATCTCCACGCCGCGATCGGCCGGGTCCAGTTGACGAAGGTGGGCGCGTGGACGCGCCAACGCCAGGAGAACGCGGCGTTCCTCGACGCCGGACTGCGCGGTGTCACCACCCCGGTGGTCCGAGAGGGCGCGGTGCACGTGTACCACCAGTACACGGTGCGACTGTCCGAGGACCTGGCCGGCGCCCGTGGCGCGATCCTGGACCGGCTCAAGAACGAGTTCGGCGTCGGTACCGGGGTCTACTACCCGATCCCGACCAACGAGCTGCCGTCGTTCCAGCAGCCCGCAGATCTGCCCAACACGAAAATCGCCACGGCGACCGTCTTCTCGCTCCCGGTCCACCCGTCACTGACGCGGGCGGACCTGGAACGCATCGTCGAAGCCGTGAACACCGTGGTCGGGGAGGCGCGAGCATGA
- a CDS encoding glycosyltransferase family 4 protein encodes MNGIETAGREPANPSGTLPPQRQVRVLLYGDVDLNIIDGSAVWLTSMAQTWSLAGAQVDVQLKAVEDRTLLSGELRSMPGVTVWPAHPPQGRRALEPAPAAEALQKLDGQDPYDVVMVRGIRICRQVARRGAFAGRLWSYVTEFGYPHGTADSGTDTGAERWQQLGEIAAASRLMLAQTEQARAVLEAMVPAAAGRTVVLSPMVPDAIGPSTTSGTSAASNASIAPTAASAAAPGPGGPVRLVYTGKFARRWRTDQMPVIVEYLRAGGVAAELTMVGDKVQHDPEHPDWAERMRAVMATPRPDVAWLGALDRTAALEAAARADITLGWRDEELDLSLELSTKVLESCALGVPPLVNRTAAHEELLGADYPLFVDGAEDGPLEIARRIAAVRDRLPELSARVLAVAEPYRMTARADTLKTWLARIGLPGPARTQRSRPVRVVVAGHDLKFAGELVDLLTDHPDVDLRLDHWSSLHHHDEASSRELVDWADVVMCEWAGPNAVWYAQHKKSGQRLVVRLHMFELRGRWLSELAADAVDRFVTVSEHYRDLVVEHLGLAAERVSVIPNAVSLADLDRPGLPGRHHRLGLVGMVPLRKRLDRAVDLLRELHRTDPRYTLHLRGRMPWEYPHEWRKPVQREAYMDLFARLGDDPVRHAVAFEPFGADMAGWLRKIGWVLSPSTVESFHLAPAEGMASGALPVLWERPGARDIFGDEFVVQDTAAAARLILETDADDDARAARQRTARERVAGFDERTVTASWQQVLLSGL; translated from the coding sequence ATGAACGGCATCGAGACCGCCGGCCGCGAGCCGGCGAACCCGTCCGGAACCCTGCCGCCACAGCGGCAGGTCCGCGTGCTGCTCTACGGAGACGTGGACCTGAACATCATCGACGGTTCCGCCGTCTGGCTGACCTCCATGGCCCAGACCTGGTCCCTGGCCGGTGCCCAGGTCGATGTCCAGCTCAAGGCCGTCGAGGACCGCACCCTGTTGTCCGGCGAACTCCGCAGCATGCCCGGGGTCACCGTGTGGCCGGCCCATCCGCCGCAGGGACGCCGTGCCCTGGAGCCGGCACCGGCCGCCGAGGCCCTCCAGAAGCTGGACGGACAGGACCCCTATGACGTCGTCATGGTCCGGGGCATCCGCATCTGCCGCCAGGTCGCCCGTCGGGGGGCCTTCGCCGGACGACTCTGGTCCTACGTGACGGAGTTCGGATACCCGCACGGCACCGCGGACAGCGGCACCGACACCGGCGCCGAGCGATGGCAGCAGCTCGGCGAGATCGCCGCGGCCAGCCGCCTCATGCTGGCCCAGACCGAGCAGGCCCGCGCCGTGCTGGAGGCCATGGTCCCGGCTGCTGCCGGCCGGACCGTGGTGCTCTCGCCGATGGTGCCGGACGCCATCGGCCCCTCGACCACCTCTGGTACTTCGGCCGCCTCCAATGCCTCAATTGCTCCAACTGCCGCGTCCGCCGCAGCGCCGGGGCCAGGCGGTCCCGTGCGCCTGGTCTACACGGGCAAGTTCGCCCGCCGCTGGCGCACGGACCAGATGCCGGTGATCGTGGAGTATTTGCGGGCCGGGGGAGTGGCCGCCGAGCTGACCATGGTGGGGGACAAGGTCCAGCATGATCCGGAGCACCCCGACTGGGCGGAGCGGATGCGCGCCGTCATGGCGACGCCCCGCCCGGACGTGGCGTGGCTGGGGGCGCTGGACCGCACCGCGGCGCTGGAAGCCGCCGCCAGGGCTGACATCACCCTGGGATGGCGTGACGAGGAACTGGACCTGAGCCTGGAACTGTCCACCAAGGTGTTGGAGAGTTGCGCTCTCGGCGTCCCACCCCTGGTGAACCGCACGGCGGCCCACGAGGAGCTGCTCGGTGCCGACTACCCCCTCTTCGTGGACGGTGCGGAGGACGGCCCGCTGGAGATCGCTCGGCGCATCGCCGCGGTCCGGGACCGGCTGCCGGAGTTGTCCGCTCGCGTCCTGGCCGTGGCCGAGCCCTATCGGATGACGGCGCGTGCTGACACCCTGAAGACGTGGCTGGCCCGGATCGGGCTGCCCGGACCGGCGCGGACGCAGCGCTCCCGGCCGGTGCGCGTCGTCGTCGCCGGACATGACCTGAAGTTCGCGGGCGAGCTGGTGGACCTGCTCACCGACCATCCGGACGTCGACCTGCGGCTGGACCACTGGTCCTCACTGCACCACCACGATGAGGCGAGCTCACGGGAACTCGTGGACTGGGCCGACGTCGTGATGTGCGAATGGGCCGGGCCCAACGCCGTCTGGTACGCGCAGCACAAGAAGTCAGGTCAGCGACTGGTGGTCCGGCTCCACATGTTTGAGCTGCGCGGCCGGTGGCTCTCCGAGCTGGCCGCGGACGCCGTGGACCGATTCGTCACGGTCTCGGAGCACTACCGGGACCTGGTGGTCGAACACCTGGGCCTTGCTGCTGAACGCGTCTCGGTCATTCCCAATGCCGTGAGCCTGGCGGACCTGGACCGTCCGGGGCTGCCGGGGCGCCACCACCGACTCGGGCTGGTCGGCATGGTGCCCCTGCGCAAGCGACTGGACCGTGCCGTGGACCTGCTCCGTGAGCTCCATCGCACCGACCCCCGGTACACCCTGCACCTGCGCGGACGGATGCCGTGGGAGTACCCGCACGAATGGCGTAAGCCGGTCCAGCGTGAGGCCTACATGGACCTCTTCGCCCGGCTGGGTGACGACCCGGTGCGCCACGCCGTGGCGTTCGAACCCTTCGGTGCGGACATGGCCGGATGGCTGCGCAAGATCGGCTGGGTGCTCTCACCGAGCACCGTGGAGAGCTTCCACCTGGCGCCGGCCGAGGGCATGGCCTCCGGGGCACTGCCGGTCCTGTGGGAGCGGCCCGGCGCCCGTGACATCTTCGGCGACGAGTTCGTGGTGCAGGACACGGCGGCCGCGGCGCGGCTGATCCTGGAGACGGACGCGGACGACGACGCCCGGGCGGCCCGGCAGCGGACGGCACGCGAGCGGGTGGCCGGGTTCGATGAGAGAACCGTCACCGCGTCGTGGCAGCAGGTGCTCCTCTCCGGACTGTGA